The nucleotide sequence TCTGATCTCATGGAAGGAATAGGAGTGggagggagatgggaaagagggagagaatttggagttcaaaatgtttttaaagatgtatgttaaaattttatttttacatgtaattaaagaaatgaactattatataaaaataaagaaaattatctgttcatattaCATAATATCTCTTGGTCTTGTATGGGTACTACCCACCACCCACTTCCCTTGACAATAAGTTGATGGACTTCCACAGGATCTGGTGGCATTCATCCTTCATCTTTCTGTTTTTCAGGCTGTAGTTAATTAGGCTCCACATGGGAGTAAGTACTATGCAGAAAAATGATGGCAAATAATTCTTCCAGCCTTGTTTTACCTGACTCTACAATTGAGTTGAACTgactttctttctgttcttcacatACAGCATTCTATTCTCCTATCTTTATGCCATGGTATTTGCTGTCACCATGTTGGTATCCAGCTCCAacatttgctctttttcttcaaGATGTAGCTCAAGCACCATTTTATATATGATGTTTTTTTAGCATCCCCTTCCAACTTTTTGTGCTCTCCCTCcctaactaccttgtatttaattacTTTCTCTAAGGTGTGGTTCCTTTAAGGTACTTCCCCTTTATATGAAGGACTATTTTGTCAGTTAAATGAGAAATAGTTATTTTGATTAAGAACTTTGAGATCATAGTTCTTACTTTTGTGTttcatttaatttgttctttttccaggctttttttaGGTACATGCCTAATTCATCAATCtgtcctttctctattttattggtgTAAGAATTTAGAGATGCACATTTTTTCCTAactactgctttgactgcatcccataaattttgacatgttgtctcattgtcatcattctctttaatgaaattactgattgttcctgttatttgttctttgacccacccattcCTTAGGgttttttaatccttttatcAAGCTGTAGTTTTCTCATTtacctcttttaattaaatctatttttttgcttttgctttttctgatatcatgattgctatctcTGCTTTTTCAAAACTTCAGCTGAAACATATTCAAATCCATTCTAGctcctttcttttattctgtATGTTTCTCCTTGCTTCAAATATTTCTTGCAAACAACATATTGTAAGATTCCagtttttatttcactttgctatCTGTTTCCATTTCAAAGGGGAATTCAACCCATATTCATTCATCGTTATGATTACTAAATGTGAATTTGCTTCAGtcctattttttcctatttttcccatttctcttctatctctttcttctcctccccttcctactCCTCCTTTTGTTCCCAAGAAACATTGTACCAGActtgggtctatttcccaaagtcTAGAGTAGAACTGTCTCTTATGCTAATTCCACATTACTAAAACTGTGTTCTAAAATCTTCCATATTAGTAATATTCCCATCTAGCTCTTCAGAGAGATAGACATATCATGTCACACCTCTCTCTATACCTGAGACATATTATAGGCATACAACACATAAAAATTCTAGATATCACTATAAAGCAATACAAACATGTATTCTACATGTGCTAATAATAATggaaagaccttttttttttctttgggatgGGGAATGCTATAGCAGTCCTTGAAGTGAAGAAGCAGTGCTATGATCAATGACAGTTACACAATCAGGATATAAAGAGTTTCCTTTTTTTGGCTACATTCCTAAATGCCCTATTCACATCCTTGTTCCTTAGGCTGTAAATGAGGGGATTAAGCATGGGGTTTATCACAGTATAAAATACAGACACCACTTTTGCCTGCTTCTCTGAGGATTTAGGTGTCATATAGTTAATGATGGCTGACCCATAAAAAATAATGACCACAAGGAGGTGGGAGCCACAAGTGGAGAATGCCTTGAGTCTCCCTGAGGTTGTTTTCATCCTGATCACAGTCACTATAATGGAGCCATAGGACACCAGAATCAGAGATACAGGTGCAAGAAGAATCACCACACCCATTAAGAAAATGGCCATCTTTGAACTGTGGGTGTCTGCAGAAGCCAAGGCTAAGAGGGCTGGAGACTCACAAAAGAAATGAGCAATTCTATTATCTCCTTGGTAGGGGAGTTGCAATGTGAATGTGGTGTCAACCAAGGTCACTAGAATACCACTGGCCCAGCAACCTAAGGCCAAGTGGCCACATAGCCTCCAGGTCATGATGATATGGTAGTGCATGGGGTCACAGATTGCCAAGTACCTGTCATAGGACATCACAGCTAACAGTGCACACTCTGTACATcctaaaaagagggagaaaagaagctGAGCTGCACAGCCTGTGAAGGAAATTACCTTTCTTCTGGATAACATGTGAGCAAGAGTTTGGGGAACAATACAAGTAGAGAAGCACAGGTCAGCCAAAGACAAGTTGCAAAGGAAAAAGTACATGGATGTATGGAGTTGTGAATCAATCAGAACTAGGGAGATGAGAAGAAGGTTTCCAAGCACAGTAACCAAGTAGACtatcagaaagaaaatgaagagcagTAGTTGAATTTGAAAATCATCAGAAAGTCCTAGAAAGAAGAATTCTGTCACCCAGGTCTTGTTGATGTCCCtcatgttgtttttttgttttttagaagaaTAATGAGATATTGGGTAGAAGACTGTAAcctaaagaatcatagaatccaCTATTAGAAGAGATCTTTAAAGTTCAATTTCCTACCCAAACATTAAATGTTGCTCTCATAAGGGATTATTGAACACATCCAATGTAAGCAGTACACTATCACACCAGCAAGCAATTCTACTTGTGGGCAACTCTAAGTGTTAGAAAATGCTTctttatatttaacaaaaatctTCCACAATCTGACCACTGATGCCCATTGATTTGGCTCTTCTTTTATTCCCTCTTCTACATATGCTCTCTTGGTAACCTCATCATCATTAAGGGCATTAATGAAGATGACTATCACATCTGTATACTTAAATCCATTCTCTTTCCTGAGCTTCAGGTCCACATTGTCAAATGTCTATTgaacatttcaaattggatgtcctAAAGATATCTTAATATGCTTAAAATGAAAcacattatctttccccttaaatctttctctcttccagaatttcCCATTTCCATCAAatatcttttcatctctttctcttttcattctcccAAGATTTTAACCCATGTATTAACCCTGAGTCTTTGCCCTTTATCACTCAATAAATGTAATTTGTTATCATATCTTGCCATATCAATATCTAGCAATATCTCTAGCAATATCAATCACTTGCCCTATACAATATCTTGATTCTtatcctttctctctactcacacagctaAAATCTTAGCTCAGGCTCTCATCTCTTCTCAcctagattatttttaaaacttcctaCCTATTTTCCTTACCTTGAATGTCATTCTATTCCATTAAATCCTACTAAGCATTTGCAAAAAAAGGTTTTCATAAACATAGATTTGACAATGTGACTCTACTTAATCAATGCCAGCATCTTCCTATTTCttgtagaataaaatataaatttctctatttagcttttaaagttttACACAGACTTACCACAATCTATTTTTGTATCATCATTGAATTTTATTCCACTCCTGCATTTTGTATTCTGACCAGATTAATCTTATGTCTGCTCCTCAAACTCACcattctatctcccatctccCAGATTTTTCACTAACCATTCAAAATACCTCTTTCTCCTGTTGAAAGCCGTTATATGTaaaaagccaattggagaaatagggtcaaatttagggcctgttatctggattccctacgtgaccaatccaggctgaggcagtctttgtgtttggtcctggtcacctgagccctgaaaagctctgataccagcaggtagattaatccaaaaacaacttgacccctccaagaggctattaggagtcatttagagaaacagagtctgtaatagatgttttatctggatcccattacaaaatcatcggcaagtaaaactgcgtgtatgatttttctgcactgcatgtcagatgcagatagaatggaccatctaaggtaaaaatctgaggctcctcttttgactcatttttagatccccacattctctcaacattcttattggaaagctttgagtccttaaccagaccagcagctactgagttaacaattcctctccttgacaatttctctccttgataattaagaagcctgaaacctaaaaaatatattacttagataaagactggagccagacaatttagtccagactatctgaccaggtgcagatctgtaaatcaaggcagaacgcaattagtaaacatctccatgaaatttatttctgctcccagaagtaaaccctactaattggtggttggaatttggcccttgtccttgcacccatatctctactttttagactttaatggattgtgtatgatttgtaaccccttacTCTTTccttgtgttctttgtttgaaaccagtataaaataaagtccaaatcccatagcatcggatcagcatgggctaacctctagttcggctgttctcagtttcttttcctgtcttagcaatccgacgccgtaaaacgccactcaggacccctgccatatagagctggtcctctatattCTCCTTTAATATGTAGCTTAAGTACCTTAATCTACATAAaatctttcccaattcctctaacAACTAGTACCCTCCCTCCAAaacaattttgtatttaattactttctatatatttgtatttattgtcttatgtgtttgttttgtatattcttatatgtgtatatatgtacttattgttttcttcattagaatgtagCCCCTTTGCAAGTGAAGATTGTTCCATTTTTTGTACTTTTGTATggagcacctagcacagtgcctaaaccatagtagacatttaataaatacttgtgattAATTGATCAAATGATAGCATATTGTTCTTTTTTGCCTGTGTCCTAGTTCATAGCAAAATCTCATTTCTTTATAACCTTATATATATTCACACCCTATTAAATGATTAGTTTCTAATATATTATCTCTATATAAAAAGAAGGCacttgtatattatataaatatctaGCACATAGTTTTCAGAGATAgtgaatgtgtatatatgcacgTATCTATGTATAcagcacatatacacatatataaacatgtatatgtgtatgcacatgcatttatatacttatatgtgaaTATGTCTGCCTAtgcttatttatatacatatgtagtccATGGACATTCCCTATAGGGAAATTTTAGCTCTTCTCCAGTTGGACACATCtgacttttgaggagggaaaaTACTATAAATTGAAACTGaccagataaggaagctgagattgaaaaagaaatttctgCCCAGAAAAGAAAAGCCTTCCAGATACTGGGGGGAGGAAGGTAGAAAAATAAGCCCCTTGCTTTTATCATCTCTGTAGTATTAAATGTAGGCCATCATTTATAATTCTCTCACCATGCAAGTCATTCTTCCTACAATTATtgatgtctttcctaaaatgtggcaccaaGATCCAAGCATAATTCTCTGACTTAAAGAAAAAAGTGTACAATGGGAATATCAGCCTCTTCAGTCTGAAAATTAATGTCTTTCTTAACTCTCTATAAAATAGTATTAGCTACTAAGCCTGCTGGATGATACTGCCAACTTTGAATTTATAGGCAGTAAAACCTCTAGACCTTTTTCACCTAAACTTGTAGTTATATCCCCTCTGCTCTGAGTTTGTGAAGATGATATTTTGAATCcttatatagaattttatactttttcctattaaatttcttttcattatttttaacccATAacctatcaaaatatttttgttttctgtatcTGTCATTCATtgtgttaattttcttttctgctctgtcatttgcaaatttgatcAGAATGAAATTAACTGATTATCATCTTCCAAGTTGCtgataaaatattgaataattcaGGCTAGTGATGTCAAACTCATATGGAAATTGGAGGACACAAAGCCATATATATAAGCATCCATGTTGCTATTAATTGACTGAGAAAAGTATCTATTAATAATAtgcattttctattatatttttatttattttcttaagtatttcctcattacattttaatctagttctggCTATACTAAGTAGTATTGTATGCTGCATGAGGCACCCagagtttgacatcactggtaGAGACCAAAGACAGATCTTTGGTATCTCCAGTTAAGTCTTCCCTCCAAAATGATATCAACTCATTATTAACAATGTTTTGTGTCCAATTCCAAAACAATTCCAGATTTATCTCTCTACCTTTATCCATCATATCCCAAAGATTGACACTACAAACTCTTTCAAATGTTTCCCTAAAGTATGAGTAAATTTGATCTATAGAATTCCCCTGATCTTCCTCTGATTTACTGGACTGTTTACCATTTCCAAAAGGTAAATGAAGTTAATTTGATATCATTTGTTTTTGATGAAGCCAGGTTGGCTCTAAGTGAATGCCTTAAGGTTTTCATAAACCatcttattattaatatatatagtACACATATATAACCAAACTATCCCATGTATACTATCCTTGCAtgtatttagtcatttttcatcaCTAATACATAATGTTTACATATCTACAAAAGGATATGCTATATTAATGACACATTTGGTTACATAggcatatatgtaaaatatatgcatatgtgtatgtgcagATAGTTGTATATACACTTAGTGTATTTTAGAGTCAGTTCTTAGCAGTTCACCAgagtcaattattaaatttttggtACAAGCaattacatctcagaaatcagcagatttttattaaatagaggcttactttataattttgttaaccTTATACATTTAAGAAGTAAtggtaaaaatgttaaaaattaaaattaaactttaaagtatgatATGATTACATTGTTTTTCAGAGAGcaagtttatatatagtttaagtTTAATACatattgtgtatgtatatatatatgctgctCTTTGACACTAGCAAAACTTATTGCTTATGAATCTTCCAACCTGGAATTATTAAATTATCCTAGAATTTTACTGAAAAATTATGTGTCACTGGCCTTTATAGATTCAATTtcctactttcttctctttttttttaaattagggcACAGAAACTCTTCAAttaaattgtatatatgtaaaatgtaaatatgtatatactatatgtaaatatgtatatgctATGTCAGtattaaattcatttataaaagtaaattataatttaattaattaataaaattaccaaaaacaTCACCTCTAGCATTCATAGTATTAGAGGCACTGCCTGCCCAGTGAGTCCAACTTTAACGGCCGCGGTATCCTGACCGTGCAAAGGTAGCATAATCACTTGTCTCTTAATTAGAGACTTGTATGAATGGCATAACGAGGGTTTAactgtctctttttctcaatCAATGAAATCAAATGTTTTCAATATTATCAACATAACATAAGATAAGGTTGGCATAAAAATCTAAATGGGAATCTGAGGTGGGGGGTGGAGTTCACCAATGCCATAGACCACACAAGAAGGCCAGAGATGACACAGAAAagatttagaaactcagaaatacaaacaatatatgtatagtactgtataataatatattttatcttttaacatcATGACTAtacagaatttctttttaaagttaaaattaagtaaaaagttaaaatttatgaaaagaatatgaaagccaACAGATGATATATAAAGCCTAAAGGtgcagagatatttttaaaagtttagtaactcatacaTGCATATAAGATACTGTAAAGactccagaaaagaaaaagaaaaaatcagacttcttctctggtacaaagagaGAGCCAAAAAATcgtatgtggattttccagatctcaGGACACCATGCCCTTAACCCTCAAGATGTGGAAGGTCTAACTATAGTCAGAAATGCTAGCATACTAATAACTCACTTCTAAATACATCTTCAAAAAACTCTAACCTAATTATTCAGTCTCACTCAttaccttttgtaatttctaAGATGCTATAAAAATTCTTAGAAACCCTTGCATGCTATGCTAAATCAATCactcaatcagtaaacatttattaagagccttataaatgccaggaactgtgctaagcattctATGCAGATATAGACAGATACAGATAGAGTACCTGGATTTCCAAACTGGAAGCTCCCATATACCTCTTACATAAAAATGCTTGGCTgcactcttccttctctctttccaacCCACACTAATATACTGATATTGCTCCTAGCTCTTCAAACTGTCATAATCCAACAGTATTACTTAAATGCCAATTTGAGGAGCTATTTGGCCCTTTTCTTTTGcctatcatttcttttctaagtATACAAAAAGATCATGCACACACAAGGCTtctcaatttttctctctttactataATACAACAATTAATTTCAATGAAGACATTGTCTTTCTCATACAAAAATATActccatttcccccctttttcctcttttgctgAACTCTTAACTTAGTTATCTCAGAAAATCTATCTCTGTATATCTGTCTGGCTCCTCTTTCTCTGCCTATCTTTGTCCCtgtatctcttttgtctcttcCTCTTATCTTCTCCACCTCTCATTTGTCCCCTCATATTTGCGAGtcaaaaattaaaactaataagCTTATGAATAACATAGGTGGGTCACCTACaacaggaagaagagaagttACTCTATTTTGACatgaaattaaatggaaagagaaatcagTGCCATCGCTATCTAAAGTTAATGGGAATTCCCTGGAAAAAAAACTCAGAATTTCTACAAACATTCTACCTCTccattctcctttaaaaattaatcctTATTCACAAGCATTCCAAGGAAAATTTCTTATGTGATATATTAGTATATTGTTTAGTCTTTTAATTACCATTGTTATACTGTACTATTTTCTAAATGTTCTTActataaaacatacatttaaaCACTTTTGAGGAGTTTTCTATGAACCTAACTACCAATTATAATAGTGTTTCTgtgaaatatttactaagtatgaGGTAATGAGCTTTGAATTCTAAACCACTAAGTTACAAATTaggcaaaaaatatatttattagttGCTAATTGTATAGAAAATGCTGCTTATTTGGATGCTATTTATTGCAATTGGTTGTCACTCCATTTGAACTAGACTGGATTTTCCATTAGTTTTTCTATGGAGAAAGGTGAAGCAGATGTACAATATGGACAATATAGGTACTACCAAAAAACTCTAACTTAATTATTCAGTCTCACTCATTACCTTTTGTAATTTcaatacaaatacaatacaatacaatgcaAATTCAGTACAAATACAATAATTTGTATATTTCTGTATGAGAAAGACAATGTCTTCATTGAAATTAATTGTTGTATTACagtaattttgaaattttgtaaTGTTTAACTCTCTGAGGTGATGAGACTTTTAAGAATTATAAGGCATTAATTATTCACTTGTATGCTGTAAATCATAATCAAATTGTTCCTATTTGGTATAACAGATCCCCCAGGAAATCTATTTGGAAAAATTATGTTAGCAGTAGTCATTAATTGTGAGTACTTGAAAATATACTTGCATCCCAAGGAGGTTAGTGAGAAAAAGAGGACCTATATCCACCAAAGTATTTTTATAACAATGCTTTTTGACATAgttcagaataagaaaaaaagtagattCCCATGATTGGCGAATAACTAAAGAAATTATGCCACACAAATATAATGGAATGCctatgctctaagaaatgatgccgggcagctgggtagctcagtggagtgagagtcaggcctagagacaggaggttctaggttcaaatccggcctcagccacttcccagctgtgtgaccctgggcaggtcacttgacccccattgcccacccttaccaatcttccacctatgagacaatacaccgaagtacaagggtttaaaaaaaaatgatgcctATAATTAAGATGAATAAGCATGAGAAGACACATTTCCTGCTACACAGTAAAGTAAGCTAAATCAGGAAAGTGATATCTAACTAGAATGACTATCATGATATAAATGGAACAGATTATAAACAATTGAAACTGAATATTGCTAAAATAATGACCAAACCTGGACTCAAAGAAGAGAGATATGAGAACACAGATAtctctctctgcttttctttgGCAGATGTTGTGGACTGTGGATTTAAAGCAGTGAATGCAATCTCTGACTTTTTCCATATATTGGTTAGTTTTCTTGCACTATTATTTTCCCtgcttttttattcttcattttaagggatggctctctggacAAATGAAGGGAATGGTAGAATACAGTGGGGAatgaaggtaaaataaaaaaacaaaagctgtcaataataatttaaaaataaattagtgctatgaatttttaaaaagaaagcaacaaattgcCTTTCTTTACAAACATCCAGTTGTTCAGTTTCTCTCAGGTGAAAGTACCTTCAATTAATCCAACTTAATCAGAACTAATTGTCCTGACTCTGACcacattattaaaaaattattcttcttgGTGGCTAAGTACGATGGAGAAAAAATTGGGGGTAGGAGTAATGTTTAGGAAAAgttcagaaaaatcagaaattctgGGTTCTGGTTCAGGTTCTGGCTCTGCCTTAGATTTGTTCCCTTCATGAGATAGTTCTGACCACCCCCTTTCTTATGTCTTCTTCCTACCACTCTAAACTTAAGCTTGACCAGAATCAAACCTCCATAGGAATCAGAAAGCTAGATCCAAGAGAAAGTAAATCTCTAAATTGTACTCTCTCTCTCATATGACATGAGgaaaaacagaacagaacaaaTTTATGGAACCATAGGTTCTCACAGTTCTATGGTATTTTATAACCTCCAGTCCAAGCTATTCCTGGATTAAAATATCCTTTACAGAATCCCAATGAATTAAACCCATGCAATTTTGGGGGGTCCATTACCTCATGAAACAATTAATTCGgcttttaaatattaaagaaagttGTTaccaataatgaaaaaatatgtttttcattaaCTTTCATCTATTGATTCTCACCTTGCTCTCTATGATCAAGTAACAAAAAGTGTAATCCCTTTTCCAtgtgacaacccttcaaatacttgataTTGAATTTGCTCAGGTACATAGTACATCATGGTGAACTGCCTCTGAACACATTCCACCTTGTTGATATATTTCCTAAATGTAGGCTGTTCAAGATATACATAATACTAAATATATGGTAAAGTGGCAATATATGTTCTCCTGCTGTGGACTTGGGCATGTTTTCTTGACTACCATATATATCGCTTTGGTGAGCAATACTGAACTTTCACCTCACTAAGACTGAAGGGCTTTTTTCAGGAATGATTTTCCACTCATATCTATTTGTGCTCCCATTTGTTTAAACTCAAGTGTTAGATTTAGATTTATCCATATTAAAGTTCATGTAAAAGTCCTCTGTGGGGATTCATTGCCATGAGCAGGTAACTGGGATAGTGAAGTTGAGAGACTTGGAATTTTGCACCAAAGGATAAAACCAGAGATGCTAAATACATATTACATGATGAAATTCCCCTTCTTTCAGCaaaccttttttctttcactctccaCTTTCCTAAATCTAGTTTTCTCACCTGGAAGGCAGAAAAGACCAGGAAAGCATTTCAAAGGCAGTgaagaaaattcaaatgaggtaCATAGAACAAATGCAGGAGAAGTCACCAATGGGTGAGTTGATTGGCACAGAAAGAGTAGAGATCttataaacaaagtaaaaaaagaaattgcaagtTTTATAAAGGATCATGAATGCAGCAAGAAGAGTTGAGGGGAAAGAAGAACAATGGAAAAATAGCTCAAATCATCCTTTCCCACCAGCAAGTCTCCTTGGTGCTCCTAAGAGCACTTGTCTTTCAAATAAGGGCTGATTCTTTGAGAATGGTTTCATTTTAATCTGCTATGGTATGAGATGATCTCTGGAGCATCTAATATACTCTGGAGAATTCCTTCTCATTAGGGTAGATCTAGTGCTCTATACTTTTTTCATAGTGATTCACAAGTAGCATCAAGGGAGAAATTTTAGTACAGCTATTTCAACTAATTTCTTCTACTCTCaactctcaatctctctcttttccattccttctGGTCTGTTTAGGTGCATAAACAGGCAAGTAAGTGACCAGGTGTgcactctgctttttttttttttttgcatgatacaagaaatttatttattatttttttaaaaaaccatgaaATCCAGATTTCAGAGTTAAAGGTTTGTTTTACTAATATGAAAAAGTTGGTTGAAGGATCCCCAGATCATAtcaattaaaataactttattaCTTTGACTTTACcttattatttttactctattATTTTACtctattataatttctttattactattactacatATAGTGATATTTGGATATTTTGAATAATGAATTAGAATCAGAATATCCTAGCATTGAGGCTATTCTAATCCAAAGTATAAATCCTCCACTGCTCAAAGTTTTAATCAATGACTTGAATGTCTATAATATTCTTGACATATCATCACctagcttttgcttgaagactcccagttttggagaatttatacctgatgaggaaactcattCTAATTTTTCAAGTTGTTAATTTCCAGGAAAATTACTTTTCTTAAACAGTTGCAATTTACCTCACTACAACTTCCATTCATTGGTTCTAATTCTGCCTTCTGATAGATGAATTTATTGTAGAGTAAATGGAGTTTCATATTAAGCACTAGCATAGGAAAGACATGTGCTTTATCTGAAATCACTGTGTCCATATGTCATAATACAACTACCTCTAGACTTCTAGCCCCACAGTCTCATTGCCATGATCTTCTCCCCAGACCCACTTTGTCTCCTAATTCTAATAGGAGCTTAGGCGTGACTCTCTAGGGCAATGGTCGGCAAcatttttggctgtgagagccataaacgtgtagggaaggaggaggatggaggcggaaggcgcaggaacatggggggggggggctgaagggccccctggggcacatcctggggctctgcccggactggcaggTTGAGAGATGGAGCcagcttgagagccatacatttgccgacccctgctctagggagCCATCCACATTCTTTTAGTAATTCCACTTGTGATCAATTGGTTTGCTGTGGTCTCTCACGTTTGACTgaaattataaaaagcaaaaatataatgAGTTACAAATCTTACATCTAATACCAAGTACAACACTTCTAATCTCCCTTTCATATGAAAAccattcaagtatttgaaaatagTTATCACGTTCCCTAAATTTTTCCAAACTAAAAATGTTTGGACCCTTCCAATGATCTCCATGTGATATAATTTCAAGTTTTCTTGCAATCCTAGCAATCTTTCTCTAGACACTCTCTACCTTGCAACTGCCCTTCCTAAACGTTAGTGTCCAGAATCGGATGCAAATATACTTGATTTGTTCTACCCAAGTGCTAGCTGTCCTATTAACTTCCTCACTTTCTATTAATGTAGCCTTAAAAAGATTTCAACTAGCAGGGAAAGAtccataattatttctttttttttttttaacttttacgttctgtcttggaatcaatactgagtatcagatCCAAGGTCAAAGAGCACCAAGGATTAAGCATttgaggttaactgatttgctcagggtcagaaa is from Gracilinanus agilis isolate LMUSP501 chromosome 2, AgileGrace, whole genome shotgun sequence and encodes:
- the LOC123233683 gene encoding olfactory receptor 2D2-like — protein: MRDINKTWVTEFFFLGLSDDFQIQLLLFIFFLIVYLVTVLGNLLLISLVLIDSQLHTSMYFFLCNLSLADLCFSTCIVPQTLAHMLSRRKVISFTGCAAQLLFSLFLGCTECALLAVMSYDRYLAICDPMHYHIIMTWRLCGHLALGCWASGILVTLVDTTFTLQLPYQGDNRIAHFFCESPALLALASADTHSSKMAIFLMGVVILLAPVSLILVSYGSIIVTVIRMKTTSGRLKAFSTCGSHLLVVIIFYGSAIINYMTPKSSEKQAKVVSVFYTVINPMLNPLIYSLRNKDVNRAFRNVAKKRKLFIS